agtcaaaatagtgacattagcaacaacaacaggcacatcctcacatataccgataggtatggcaattgatttgtcagccatttgcaaagatatttcagtaggtgtgagtttattcaagtcgagtcttttatataaagagaaaggcataacactaataccagctcctaaatcacacaaagcagttttcacataattctttttgatagagcaaggtatagttggtattcccggatctccaagttttttaggtactccatctttgaaagtgtaattagcaagcatagtggagatttcagcttccggtatttttctcttattagtgatgatgtctttcatatactttgcataaggaggcattttaaggatatcagtcaagcgagtacgtaaaaagactggcctcagcatttcagcaaagcgttcaaattcttcttcatcattctttttagttgacttgggtggaaaaggcataggtttttgaacccacagttctctttctttaccgtgttttctagcaactaagtctcttttatcataccttttattcctgggttgtgggttatcaagatcaacaggtggttctatctcaacatcattgtctacttctttttcattatttggttgagtgtcttTATGAACCTCATTGTTATATTTTTCATTGTCACTAGGTGGATGTtaattaccagattgagtttcagcatctgagatagaagtttcattttcattatcaggaggtttttctatttcaggttcactagaagtgtgcaaagtcctatcatttttcttcttctttttctttctagaaggagtaggtgcactagtgttatttctttgtgaatcttgttctattctctttgggtgtccctcaggataaagtggttcctgagtcattttacctcctctagttgcaactctaacagcaaagtcatgcatattatgattcatttcatcaagtaattctctttgtgatttagcaacttctTCTAGTTGagtttgtaccatagaagcatgttttacaacacctctaacatcatttgagattctaaataacaagtcactcaagcgagcaatcatatcagaattatatttcaattgtttcataacatttgcattgaagtgatcttgttttctaatgtagttttcaaactcataaaggcattgactaggatgcatattgtgaggattatcattttcataGAACTtaataagagaatttacctctaccaccttaggcagtggtggtgtattaagcccatgtatttctttaataggaggtaaaattttaacatcctcaactttaatacctttttccttcatagatttctttgcctcttacATATCTTCGAGACtaagatataatatacccctcttctttggagtgggtttagccggcGGTTCAGGAAGAGttcaatcatcataatttttcaatatgttattcaacaATTCTTTagcttgagcaatagttcgttccctgaaaacataaccagcacaactatctaggaagtccctagaagcatcggttagtccattatagaagatatcaagtatttcatttttcttaagaggatgatcaggcaaagcattaagtaactggcaaagcctccccaagcttgtgggagactctcttctttaattttcacaaagttaaatatttcctgtaaggcagcttgtttcttatgagtaggaaaatatttttcagagaagtagtaaatcatatcctgggggctacgcacacaaccaggagaaagagtattgtaccaagctttagcatcaccctttaatgagaaaggaaataatctGAGAATAAAGTAGTAatgagttttctcatcatgagtaaaaatggtggctatatcattcaacttagtaagatgtgccacaacaatttcagtttcataaccatggaaaggattagattcaaccagagtaattaactctgggtcgacagagaattcataatccttatcagcaatacagataggtgaagtagcaaacttaggatcacatttcattctagcattcagaaatttttctttatacttgcatagtaatttctctagatcatctctatccttacaagcaagaatatatctagttgcttcttcactcataacataaccttctggtaccttaggcaattcatatctagtaaggctagttctagcaggtgcttcaggagtttcagtttcaagctcatcatcagattcaacaacatcatgttgtattactctagcaatttgtacatcaagaaaatcaccaagtggcacatcatcattatcaagcaaggtactagcatcatcataagcattgtCCATAGCAAacgtagcatcatcaataacttacgacatattagaattcatagcatgtggtagtgttgcaagtttactcataacagaaggtgaatctaaagcagaactggatggcagtttcttacctcccctcgtctttgagggaaataccTTAGTCtctggatccttcagattctttaTAGTGATagtatgataataatcccaagtgactcaacaaatatagctatgctccccggcaacggcgccagaaaaaggttttgataacccacaagtgtaggggatcgcagtagctttcgagggtagagtattcaacccaaatttatagattcgacacaaggggagccaaagaatatttgaaggtattaacagctgagttgtcaattcaaccacacatggagattaattatctgcagtaagtaatcagtagcacagtaatatgataattttggtagtagtgactgagggagtcctagactaaggggtcctcgggcgtccggcttgTTAGCCATGGgtcagactgatgggctgtgaagatacgaagaccgaagactacagCCGTGTTCGGATGGTACTCTCTTTGGCGTGAAAGGCAAGTTTGACGACCGAATATCACTACACCATGACAAAAATTTAAGGGCAATTAACTGCCGGGAATGATCAAGAATTGGAGTCAATTAACTGCCCCCAAAGCTCTATATGCGAGGCAACATTATGTAGGTCGACACAACTGCCGGGAATGGTGGAGTCACAGGGGCAGACAGTCTGCCGGCATCTTCAAGGTTGGCCCAATTGCCCTGCATTCGATTAGAGGGCCGAAGCACAGCCGGTAACCCAGTTAGCGCGGCGCGCGCATGAAAGAATTGAGGCCCAAAAAGGCGCGGGAGAATGAAAAATTAGAAGGCACTCGAAGCCCATCACGTCCACTCGGCCTTATCCACACTGCATCTGGCTGCCATCGTTCTCCCGCATCAGCTGCCGCACTGCATCTCGCCGTCGACTCCGCCAACCCTAGCGCAGTCGCCGACTCACCCCCTCCttgccgccccgccccgcccggCGCCATCCCCTCCATCACGCAGCCAGCCTCCTGCAACCCCCGCCTCGACCCAGCACCGCCGCCTCTGAATCCCATACTCACGCTGCCACCAAATCCCCATCGACAACTCCCCACACCCACACCTCCGACGCACGCCGCCGTCCATTCGCATCCACGTCGCACCCGCATCCCCGCCCAGAGCCACCGCCGCATTCGGTCAAAATCGGGCAGCACGGCAGCCGGCAGCCAGATCCACCATGATGCATCCAGATCCACCGTGCCCAAGTCATGGAGCTTGTCCACAAGGTCGCTCCCCTCTTCTCCTCCCCAtgcctcccccctctctctctttctgattCGATGCAATTCGAGTTCGCACACATGGTTCCTGTCTTCGTCAAGTTCGTGCAGGACCATCATGGTTTCATACCCTTCAGGTTCGACCAGATCCACGTTGCCCAGGGGGACCTGACGGAGAAGGGGGAGAAGGACCATCGGGAGGTCTTCATGGCACGTTTCATGTTTCAGATCCTTGCCCACAACCGGCGCTGCTCCGACCCTAGTATATGGGACAAGGTCCGCCCCCTCTCTCGATTTGCTCTCCTTTCCTTTCTTCATTTCCTTCGATTGGATTCTCTGACGGATGGGTTCGTCACAGGAGGATCCCTGACCTATTCAACAAGCTCAAGGAGGAGAAGGAGCCCTGCCTACTTAATGGCGCGCTTCATCAAAACCACGACCAAGCCAGCCCTCAAGCAAAGGTACAATTTCATACCCACCAAATCTCAACCTGTACTGTATTTTTTGTTTCTTCATCATCCAGCCGCGGGTCTTGCAATTGTACTGATATATATGTGTGGTTAGACTAAAACTGAAGCATCCTTCCTTTTTGGATCTTCAATTCTGCTATGAATGAATATGCAGCAGCAACCCATCTAAGAAAAAACGACACATATCCATGCAGATTACTAGCACCAAGTGGAGTGCACATTCCAGTAAAATCTTATCAGTTAATGTTCTTGACAAACTTCTATAGTCCTGAAAACAGTGGAATACAGTATTTTGTTGAGAAAAAAGTGCTATCTTGTTTTTCTGTAGAGGGATTTCACTCTTTGCTATGTGACAGATTGACAGTTGTGCTTGCTATCTCCAATGTTGACCTGGAAACTGCAGAATCATATGTGCGCATTGTGTAAAAAGCTGAGATTGTGATTGATATGCAGGTTAGATAATAAGGTATAAGACTCTTATACGCTGATGTATAAGGTTGCAATGAATGTCCTTTTGGGGTCTTTCATAGCAGAAAGTTATAATTTTCTGATACATTGTTATATAAGGCTCTAGACACTGCATAATCTTTTGATTTTAGTTTGAATACCTTGTAATTTGTTTTTATCGTTGCATGTTATCGTTTGACTCTATTTCGAACACCTCAAAGATTGCTTCGGCTAGTACTTATGATTTCAAAGCCTtatttagttttataaaaaatattGATTTGTGTTGGCTTGTGATATTTAGGCAAGGATTGAAACTTAGTAGTACAAACAAACGTGATGCAGTGACACGACATGATAGGTAGTTCTAATACTATGCATGCAGATCGAGGTTGTTCGTAAAGTTATGCAGAAGCAACCATGACAGCCGGTAGCAGTCCTCGCATCTAGAAGGTATCACATCTTCTTAGAATTCTTGAATATTACACTAATGAAAAGATATTTATGTTTCCATTATTATATAGACAAGGTGTATAATGAACTAGCTCTTGCAAAAATTAGACCTTACCATGGATCCCTTTATACCGATTTGGAATTACAAATTTAGTTCTGATCACAAGGGCCATTCTGTTGAAAAGCAATCATAGCTTGCCATCTTGTCTGAAAAGCAATCATAGCATGCCATTCTATATAAACGCTCTAGGGCTGAAGTAGCAAGCACCGACACTCTGGGAGCTAGCAAGATATTTTCTCCTCTCACATGCCGAAGACTAATTATTTTCTGAGTCGAGCATGTGTTTGAAAGTAGGAACCTACAAGTTTCTTATTTTCACCTGAGCAACTAGTGCTTTTTTTGTTTTCCTGGTAGATTAAAATTGTGCCTGCTTTCAAACACATGCTTAAGTCCTTTTATTCTGAATCAACCAGCAGCTCTGTTTCTTAAACAATTCTGCAGCTACCACTGAAACTTTGCACACAATCTGGACAaacatcatggattaataagagGGACCACACAACTATATGTTCAGCAAACCGACATTATTTTATTTTGAGCATCCAATATTCATTCCAGCAAATGATTTATGTGCCTGCAAACTCTTCTTTTTGTTGAATCAACATTTTTATCAAAAACCATGCAGCAGATTTAATCAGAGGGCTGTTCGTTGGTATACATTCTCATAATTATTGATTCTCACTGTCTAGCACTAGTACACACTACACCCAGAACAAACATGTACAAAAAAAAAACAGAACTGAGGACACCCTGCATTGCCACTGGATTGATAGTAATTAATCCTTACCTGCAGTTTTTGAATGTTCTATTAACTTCGCAGCAATCAAAATAAATTAATATACCAAAAGAAGGTGACTATTGGTAAATATTTATATTGACAGGTTAAATTGGTCTTTCTTATGAGTGCATACACATTCTGTTTGTGCCTTGTTGACTGCGAAAGTACAGGGTAACACACATGTGTCTTTTTCATTTGGATGAGTTGATTTTCTTTTTCAGCCATGCAACTTCTATGTTTGGAACATGTGTTCTTCCGAGCTGATCTATTTTGCCATTTCCTTTTTTTACAGGTCACCAATATAATGCCTTTGCATCCACAAGTTTCTAGAGGTGTGTTTGGTCAGCTAAAAAGGATCTTCTGCTGGAATATGTTTCTACCAAAAACGGAATCTTATATTTTGCACTTTTGTCTTTTATGTAATACTTTGACTTATGAACCTACAAATTTATGCATGTGTACATGTAGACCTGATGGATGTCCTGTTACTGGACTTGTATGCTTATGTGTGCACGTAAGCACGCAAGATGGATCTTTGTGCTTTTGGCTGTCTTAGACTTGtgtatacacacacacacacattatcTATTAAGTGATGCAATCTTAATTACTGGATGCATGTGTGTTGTTATATATAGATGACACAAAATAGAGTGAAGATAAATGCTAGCTGTTGAAATACATGTATACAATATATAGGAGATCTGTTTGTTGGCAGTGGATACAAATAGAGGCAGTTTACCTGCTGGGGAACTCTTGTGTCCGCCCTCAATTGTCA
The Aegilops tauschii subsp. strangulata cultivar AL8/78 chromosome 3, Aet v6.0, whole genome shotgun sequence genome window above contains:
- the LOC109777126 gene encoding uncharacterized protein; this encodes MKELRPKKARENEKLEGTRSPSRPLGLIHTASGCHRSPASAAALHLAVDSANPSAVADSPPPCRPAPPGAIPSITQPASCNPRLDPAPPPLNPILTLPPNPHRQLPTPTPPTHAAVHSHPRRTRIPAQSHRRIRSKSGSTAAGSQIHHDASRSTVPKSWSLSTRFDQIHVAQGDLTEKGEKDHREVFMARFMFQILAHNRRCSDPSIWDKEDP